One part of the Gemmatimonadaceae bacterium genome encodes these proteins:
- a CDS encoding ABC transporter substrate-binding protein, which yields MTRTRLLSMIVAALSLSACGRFASDDTRGDHAQRIVSVSKQYTEILYALSATDDLVAVDVSSTYPPEAKKLPTVGYHRALSVEGMLAAKPTLILSGGPSNIGPEHVVDQLNALKIPMKYWDVPGDLDGAKTLIRDMGKEFHKEARADSLVAGLESDMARVLDPAKAPTDTPSVAIIHYGQAMNLYFLISQGTAGQMVRWAGGRMAIDTAGFTRMSSPEVLAKANPDVILMTDFGYDRLSGRRDILALPGVAATKAARDGRIFRIEEHDIIYYGPRTGKNVDLIRTLLHQPGTPE from the coding sequence ATGACCCGCACCCGCCTTCTTTCGATGATTGTGGCCGCGCTCTCCCTGAGCGCGTGCGGACGGTTCGCCAGCGACGACACCAGGGGCGATCACGCGCAACGCATCGTCTCCGTGTCCAAGCAGTACACCGAGATCCTCTATGCACTCAGTGCGACCGACGACCTCGTGGCGGTCGACGTATCGAGCACGTACCCGCCCGAGGCGAAGAAGCTGCCGACGGTTGGGTATCACCGCGCGCTGAGCGTGGAGGGCATGCTGGCCGCCAAACCGACGCTGATTCTGTCCGGCGGGCCGTCGAACATCGGACCGGAACACGTGGTGGACCAGCTCAACGCCCTGAAGATCCCGATGAAGTACTGGGACGTGCCGGGTGATCTGGACGGTGCGAAGACACTCATTCGCGACATGGGCAAGGAGTTTCACAAGGAGGCCAGGGCCGATTCACTCGTTGCCGGTCTCGAGTCCGACATGGCGCGGGTGCTCGACCCGGCGAAGGCGCCGACCGATACGCCGAGCGTGGCGATCATCCACTACGGCCAGGCGATGAACCTCTACTTCCTGATCTCACAGGGCACCGCCGGCCAGATGGTGCGGTGGGCCGGCGGTCGCATGGCCATCGACACGGCGGGCTTCACGCGGATGTCGTCGCCGGAGGTACTGGCAAAGGCGAACCCCGACGTCATCCTGATGACCGACTTCGGCTACGATCGCCTCTCGGGCCGCAGAGACATCCTGGCGCTGCCAGGCGTTGCCGCAACGAAGGCCGCGCGTGACGGCCGGATCTTCAGGATCGAGGAGCACGACATCATCTACTACGGTCCACGCACCGGAAAGAACGTTGACCTGATCCGCACGCTGCTTCACCAGCCCGGCACACCCGAGTGA
- a CDS encoding iron ABC transporter permease, translating to MSTLGRQYRGVLPVLGVLLLLVTLASIRWGAVSISLHDMGTALRKALGGAGTLSLDERIFLEIRLPRAILTVLVGASLAVGGALMQALFRNPIVEPGLVGTSSGAAFGAALYFVLGAALKVHLGAWTLPLAACAGGMLATWLVFRLSGAHVVGRTSVVSLLLTGIAINALFLSGVGFLSYIARDPQARSITFWQLGTLSGASWNAVFVVGASTVLCIVASLRYAQPLNALMLGEEEAEYLGVNVRRLKAIVLLVNVVMVAVATAFTGVIAFVGLVVPHLLRLLRGADNRFLVLGGSLMGGILLGLADLAARLLLSPAELPIGIVTSVVGVPVFLVLLRQRCYYV from the coding sequence GTGAGCACACTCGGGCGCCAATATCGCGGCGTGCTTCCGGTGCTCGGCGTTCTCCTGCTGTTGGTCACGCTCGCCTCCATTCGCTGGGGCGCGGTCTCGATCTCGCTGCACGACATGGGCACCGCGCTCCGCAAGGCGCTGGGCGGCGCCGGCACACTGTCGCTGGACGAGCGGATCTTCCTGGAGATCCGCCTGCCGCGCGCGATCCTGACCGTGCTCGTGGGCGCGAGCCTCGCGGTGGGCGGGGCGCTCATGCAGGCGTTGTTCCGCAACCCGATCGTCGAGCCGGGGCTCGTGGGCACCTCGTCAGGCGCTGCGTTCGGTGCGGCGCTCTACTTTGTGCTCGGCGCCGCGCTCAAGGTTCATCTGGGCGCGTGGACGCTGCCGCTTGCGGCGTGCGCCGGCGGCATGCTGGCCACCTGGCTCGTCTTCCGGCTTTCCGGTGCGCACGTGGTGGGCCGTACTTCGGTGGTGTCGCTCCTGCTCACCGGCATCGCGATCAACGCCTTGTTCCTGAGCGGCGTCGGCTTCCTCTCCTACATCGCGCGCGATCCACAGGCGCGTTCAATCACCTTCTGGCAGCTCGGTACGTTGTCCGGCGCCAGCTGGAACGCGGTATTCGTCGTCGGCGCCTCGACGGTGTTGTGCATCGTGGCGTCGTTGCGCTACGCACAGCCGCTCAACGCGCTCATGCTGGGTGAGGAGGAAGCCGAATACCTGGGCGTGAACGTGCGACGCCTCAAGGCGATCGTGCTGCTGGTGAACGTGGTCATGGTGGCCGTGGCGACCGCGTTCACCGGCGTGATCGCGTTTGTCGGGCTGGTGGTGCCGCACCTGCTGCGTCTGCTGAGAGGCGCCGACAACCGGTTCCTGGTGCTCGGCGGCTCGCTCATGGGCGGGATCCTGCTCGGACTCGCCGATCTCGCCGCGCGTCTGCTGCTGTCGCCGGCTGAACTCCCGATCGGCATCGTGACCTCGGTGGTCGGAGTGCCCGTGTTCCTCGTGCTGCTGCGCCAGCGGTGCTACTACGTGTGA
- a CDS encoding heme ABC transporter ATP-binding protein has product MLKATDLSFTIDGARLLSDVGVTFEPGKLSLVLGPNGAGKSTLVKVLSGQLAPQRGEVRYADRPLSQWAERDLARVRAVLSQNVELAFPLRVWEVVLMGRYPHFTGAPGAVDERACEDAMRYFDVLDWADRNYLTLSGGERQRVQFARVMAQIWYARDGAHRWLLLDEPLTFLDIRYQFDFLRRVRTLLAGGDLVVVGVVHDLNLAARFADHIVLLSHGRVLAAGTPRDVLRAELVGEAFGITPTVRTDEDGGLHLLFH; this is encoded by the coding sequence GTGCTGAAGGCCACCGACCTGTCGTTCACGATCGACGGCGCGCGCCTGCTTTCCGACGTTGGCGTCACATTCGAGCCGGGGAAGCTCAGCCTCGTACTCGGCCCCAACGGCGCGGGCAAGTCGACGCTGGTGAAGGTGCTGAGCGGGCAGCTCGCGCCGCAGCGTGGCGAGGTGCGCTACGCGGACCGCCCGCTGTCGCAGTGGGCCGAGCGTGACCTGGCGCGTGTGCGTGCGGTGCTGTCGCAGAACGTTGAGCTTGCCTTTCCCCTTCGCGTGTGGGAGGTGGTGCTCATGGGGCGGTACCCGCACTTCACCGGCGCGCCGGGCGCGGTGGATGAGCGCGCGTGCGAAGATGCGATGCGCTACTTCGATGTCCTGGACTGGGCGGACCGCAATTATCTGACCCTGAGCGGCGGAGAGCGGCAGCGCGTGCAGTTTGCACGCGTGATGGCGCAGATCTGGTACGCCAGAGACGGCGCGCACCGCTGGCTGCTGCTCGACGAACCGCTCACGTTTCTCGACATCCGGTACCAGTTCGACTTTCTGCGACGCGTGCGCACGCTGCTCGCGGGCGGTGACCTGGTCGTGGTGGGCGTGGTGCACGACCTGAACCTTGCGGCCAGGTTTGCCGATCACATCGTGCTGCTGTCGCACGGTCGCGTGCTCGCAGCCGGCACCCCACGGGACGTGCTGCGCGCCGAGTTGGTGGGCGAGGCGTTCGGGATCACGCCGACCGTCCG